GAAATCTTACTGAAGGGATGTACGGtacggtgctgctgctgctgtcgaaATTTGTGGGCAGTGCCGCAGCGGCAATGGCAACGCgaccggccgggcggcgcgtaGCAAGTAGTAGAGCTGGAAACCTCGCGGCAGCGCCAGTAGTAGGGTGCGTACGCCGCCGGGTTACCAGCTGACGGAGAGGAGGAGAtatcggcgacggcgacgcggcagCGGCCGGGGAAACCGACCGCCGATCCCTTGCGCGGCGATCAACACGGCGCGCGATCTCTTCGGCTTCGGGGGCACACCATCAGCGACTACCGGCACAGTAATACAAAAAGCGCCGACCCACCTACCCACACAGGCACACGGCAGCGGAGCAACGCCAATGCTTGATCTGAAGCTCTTCTCAACTGATGACCCGAAACTGGTCAGTAAATCTCATGTTTCAGTGAAGTAATTCTTTTATACGGGCTGATCGACAGCCCCGTAAGTCCTAATGAATCTGATTGCTCGGTCTTCGCCTCTGCGGATCTCATGTAGCCATGTGCGTACGGGAGGCCCTCGCGACTCGCGAGGGACTAAAAATAACGTCGGCGACAGGTGAGCGGAGCACCCGTCGCCACTCTGGGTTTTCCAGCTTGCAAGGCTGCAGCTGCCTCGCACACGCTTCGGGCCGGGAGATACCGACGGCTCAACGAGAGGTGCTTGGGCATGGCAGGCAACCACATGCTGACATGCCGTCTCTCTCACCGAGCCGTCCGTCCTCCGTCAGCTCTAGAATGTGCTACGCTGCGCTCGGCACCAAACCCACTTGTCTCTTTGTCTCTCACGCTGTCACGCAAATCACACAATTTAAACGAGGCTTAGGGCTCTCTGCGTCTGGACCGGTTTTGGGCCAGGCTTGGTTAGCTTTCCTACATGGGCATTCCTGGGTTCTGGGCTGGGCTCATCATGCTACCAACCCAGCTACACCGACATGGTGGTGGCCTAGTGGGCCTTATCGCCTAGGTGGAGGCTTAACTGGGGCCTGGGGGTGAGTGTGCCCGCCCAATGGCGCTAATTTAGCCGGCCTTCTTAAGCACATATTTAGCTCCTCCAAAACGAGCACTGAGGTGCTGTTTAGGAAGTCATTAGTGAAGCCAAAGTCGGTGAAGTTAAAAGTAGCTTCACCTGGCTCCTAACCTgacttctagttcattttagcatCAGTTTAtaaaacggcttcacgctacAGCACCTCGTTTTGCGCAAAATAGGTGAAGCTAAAGCTGAAATAAACCCTACGGCTTAAGAGAAAATCTAATTTTGCTAAACATACCACAAAGAAAAATAATGCTGGTGAGAAATGGAGAAATAAACATCGCAGTAACTGAGCATCATTCAGGGATCGGGATCACGTGCCCCGGTTTTCTCCAAACCAGGTGATAGCAACAAACAAATCCAAGAtcaagaggaggagaggaaaatGAAATCGCAACAAGAACTACTCATACACATGCACGCAGGCTCTCGCCGTGTTTGTTGGGACGACGATCCATAACTTGTCCGCGGATATATATTCTTACAGCAGGCTGCTCGCCGCGGCCAGAACCACGGCGGCCAACACGCTCCACCAGGCGAccctggcgccgccggccgcggcgccggtggGCGCGGAGTCGGCCGAGCCGGCGGGCGCCTCGGCCACGGATCCCCCCTTGGACGGCTTCTTGTtgggggcgggcggcgccgacgacggcggcttGACGCCGAACAGGTCGTTGGGCAGGAGCACCTTGTCGACGGAGTAGACGGCTAGCGGCTGCGTGTCGCGCAGCGCGGTGCCGACCCTGGTGGCGACGAGCCCCGTGGAGACGTTGACCTGGTTGTTGCTGTCGGCGGTGATGTTGAGGGTGTAGGGCCCGTCGGAGCCGGAGGCCTGGGTGCGGACGGGGTTGCTGGCGGTCTCGAAGGAGTCGAGGGAGTAGAACTGCGGGAGGATGTGGTACTGCACCAGCGACACCTGCTCCTGCTGCGACAGCTTGTTGAGCGTGCCGGGCTTGAGGCTAGTGAAGGCGTTGTCGGTGGGGGCGAACACCGTGTAGCCGCTGCCGAAGGAGTTGTTGAGCTGGCTGTTGAGCTGCGTGTCCTGCTGCGTCGACTTCATTCAGCCNNNNNNNNNNNNNNNNNNNNNNNNNNNNNNNNNNNNNNNNNNNNNNNNNNNNNNNNNNNNNNNNNNNNNNNNNNNNNNNNNNNNNNNNNNNNNNNNNNNNttttagtccctaaagtttagcagcccCAAACCAAATACCCCAAGAACAACATGTGGACTTCGCTTCCTGCTAGATCTCTTCTTGACTTGCGTAAACTACTGCAAACAATAGACAAAGCATTTGTGCTGTGaactttgggggtgtttggtttgggacGGCTAAACTttagactaaagtttagtcccttttGAGCGGTCAAATAGGGtgactaaaagttgctaaactttaatccctaAAGTTAGCTCTTTAGTCCCCAAGAGGTTGTTAAAAGGGACTAAAGTAGATCTTAGACAGGATCTGCCCCTCATTAATGCCCCGTACCTCCTCCTACCCCTTCGGATTCAATCCTCCTCTgcacccgccccgccgccggcccctgccCTCCCCGGCACCCGCCCCCGaccacccgcccgccgctcctcccgccacTGCCCCCGCCACCCACTCGCCGCTCCTCGCCCCGAAGGCCAGCGGCAAAGGCAAAGAAGGCCAGCGGCAAGACATGGCGGGAGGATAGCGGGAGTGCTGGGTGACGGGGGTGGGAGAAAGAGGAGCGGGAGGTATTGATTAGGGGTAGTTTTATCTTTGTTCAACAGTTTTAATGATCTTTAGTGAGCTAGAATCAAACAGGGAGACTAAACTTTTAGTCCAATGAAAGGGGGACTAAGGCCTTGGTCAGACGAAGCAGCACTTGGGCTACGTGATCTTCAGATTGCAGTACGAGAGCATACGACAACGGCAGAAAGTAGCCGTTACCTTGGCAGCAGTTCCTGATGACACTGGTATAGTATTATGCATTGGTAACTGGGCGAAACATTGATGGAGGAAACGAACACTGAACTGCGTGGTTAAAAAATTTCTCGGATCAGGCATGCCTACAAATTCGGCCAGTCTGATTATTCAAGGCTGCTGCGCGAGGTAGCTGACATTAGTGTTTGCTGTAGCAGCATTCGCTGTGCTCCTGCAAGTTGCGAGTTTAGTTGACCCCACGGCGGAGCAGGGGCGCCTTGTTGGCCGGCATATATTCACGTGCCAAGTTGCGCCGGGCTTGATCTGTGCTATGATTCTGTCTCCAGAAGAACTTTGCTCGCTCGTCCGTGAGGTACTGAGGTGTATGTAGTACAGTAGAACTGATTACTGAAGAACTTCAGACTGAAACTTCGGACGAGAGCTGCTCGTTAACTGAGCTACTACCACTTCAAttcaaggccttgtttagttggcaaaattgggagatgccaaattactgttacagcactgtagcacattgtagcgtttcgtttgtatttgtaaattattatctaaatattgactaattaggctcaaaagattcgtctcgcaaagtacaacaaaattgtgcaattagtttttaatttcgtctatatttagtactccatgcatgtactgcaagtttgatgtgacggggaatcttctttttgcatagtgtcaaagttggaagttggggtgaagtaaacaaggggctACTCagttccttctcttttttggaaaaaaaaatgatcccATGAAATGCAGGCATCTAGCCTGACCTGGAAGGCTGAGCCAGAATGTCACTGGCACGCCTTTCGTTTTCGTATGCTTGAAGCGGCAGCTAGTTCGTCTAGCGATCGAGTTCTATTGCAGTTTCGGTGCAGACAAGGAGTCGTGGATGGGCACAAGAAGAATTGCCCGGTGTTTCATCTGCGGGCTGGATGGAGCCTGCTTGTGCGTTGTCACGGAGGCATGAAGACCCCACAGCATGTTCACCAATAGGAGGAGATCGGGTTATCCGAGCTGGGCTGGGCGGCTTGATCCATATGCCGGCAGCCTTGCAGGCAAATGTCCAGGCTTGCCGCGAGCAGGATCAGGTGGTCGGTCATGTGAATGCCACGTCAGTTCCAAACGTTCAGATCCAACAAGGTCGAGATAGTACACCTTTAGGATGATCGTTTCCCGTTCATCAGCGCGGGAATGGCTCCAATTGCTCTGGTTGTTTCGGAGGAGTATACCATTTGTAGGTTTCCTACAGATCACCCCCTCACTGACTTGATAAGGCCGttagaaaggaggagagggatCCAAATCTTTACAACCCATATTATTGCTGGATCATATTTATTTCAAGTTTGGACTGAATTTTGAAAATGACACCTTTCTCCTAACTatcgtactccctccatcccaaattattatcattttatttttttaaggacATAGTtgttgctacgtatctagacataatatatatctaggtgcatagcaaaactaATGTATCtggaaaaaccaaaacgaatagtaattagGGACTGATGGAGCATTTTGTTTACTAGGATTTTCACACTGTGTACcttagaaaaataaatataCATGGTTCGatttccttttaaaaaaattcctaGGGTGTTATGTAATTTATCCTTCAAGGGTTTATCGTCAAATATCCAAAGAAATAACTTTTGTTTTGAAGAATCCAAAGATAATCCTGATGATTTGGCTGTCAGTAAACTCATATATTGAATGCATTCCAACACGGGCTGATTAGTATCCAGCCCACTGACAAATATTCATGGGCCTTCGAAGCGACTCCCTTACTCCCCCAACCCCCACCAGACCACCACCACCCGGCCACACCTCTCTCAGACTCTCACCCTTTCTCTCCATTCCCTCGCGAATCAGAAAAAAAGCCGCGGGAGTTCGACGGAAATCGCCGGCGATGTCGTCGGTGACCACGAAGCTTTCCAGCGCCGCCAACTTCGCCTCGTCGGAAGCGCAGGCCCTCGTCGCTGTATGATCCCTCCGCAGCTCACCTCTCCGTCCCTGGCACCAACTCCCCCTCTTTGGTCGCGCCGCAAAACCCTAACCATCCGTCGATTCCCCCAACCCGCAGGAGATGCGCAAGGCTCTCGGCAACATGAAGTCCCTCGCCGTGGACTACGAGAGGGATGGCAAGTCCGATAAGGCAAGGCACACGAGCGTTCCCCCATTTTAATCCCCATCTCACCTCACCTCTAAACCCCTAATGTCCCAACCGCATGAGGTTGTCCTTTTCAGGTGCAGAAGCTTGAGGAGATGGTTCTGGAGATGGTGGCTTCGTACGAGGACTGCACGGCCTTGACCCAGGCGATTAAGGCGGTGCCTGAAGTGTACCAACCGTCTGATCAGGTGGGGGTGCTGCCTGCCTTCCCTATTGAAGCAATTCAGTGCGTTTGAATTGGAGCAATTTTGTCTAAATCTTTTTGGCTCCGTTGTCTTGGTATGGTCTCCACTTGAAGCCAACGGATTTCAAAACATTGATCGAGTCAGAGGTTAACAAGATCAAGGAAGCCTCATCAGCATCAGGGCAGAACAATCCAATGTTTCGACAGTTCAGGGAGTCTGTTTGGGTATGCAGTGTGCTCATTGGTCACATGATGATCATTCGGGATTATGCATATTATCTGTGCTCACTGCATTAGCTAGGTTCTCAAGTATAATCAACAATGAGTAGGAACTGAAATTGAAAATACCAGCTTCCTAGAATGAATTTCAGTTGGTTACGTTTGGGAAAATGATATGTTTGTATGCACTTGCAAGATATCTGATCTTTTATGTTTTGTGTTATTTTCTGCAGAATGTTCACCACGCAGGTCAGCCAATGCCTGGTGAGGAACAGGAGGACATTGTCATGACTAGCACCCAGATGAGCATCTTAAATGTCACATGTCCATTAACTGGGAAGCCGGTTATTGAGTTGGCAGATCCAGTTCGCTGGTACGAGTACAATTTTCTTTCGTAACCCTTTGAACATTCTACAACCAAAAGTTGAGCGGCATACTGTTCAGCCTGATAAAAATTGACCGAAGCTTTAAACCCTGTCACGGTAAAAGAGAATGATTAgtcacaattttattttcaactGATAAAAGTGAAGGGAAACAGTAGGCACAAGAAACATGTTCCCACAGCACTTTGAATTATGTTTAATTGTTTATTGAGTACTACAAGATGTCTTGTATACTTTTGTTGACTTAATGAAATCAGGATTTTCCTGACCCCAGTGATATCGCATTCTTGTCAGCATAATGATTTGTTCTCAGTGTTCTCTGTTGTCACTATTAGCTTGGGATTGTCCATAGCATACAGTTTTTTATGCCAGATGTCTGGTGCTACTTGTACAACCCTTTCTGGTAACCTGAAGCCTTAGCCCAAAAGTAATAATCTCCCTTCTGTCACAAAGCCATTGACTGATAAATCTTCAATTGCCCTGATTGAACTAATGAATAGAGGGGATTTCTCGTTAGATAATTAAAATGTTATACACATAGATATAATTCATTGCCTTGACTGAACTCATGGTGGTCTCCTATGCAGTGTGGATTGCAGGCACATATATGAAAAGGGCCCAGTATTCCATTATATAAGGTCCCAAAAACCACCACAGTGCCCTATTGCAGGTACGTCGCTGCTCTCTGCCCATTCCTTGCTGCTTCCTTTTCACGAGGTGCTCACTTTGGTTTTTCTTCTTCAATCAGGCTGTCCCAGAGTCCTACAAATAGGGAAGGTTGTCTGTGATCCCCTCCTCCTCATTGAAATCGACGAGCTGCGTTCATCAGGGCCTGCTGCTCCAAATGCCACAAACATAGATGACTTTACTGATCTACTTGACGAAGATGATGAATGAGGAGCGTCTGGTAAAAGATGGCAGCAGCCAACAGTCATTATTGTGTAGGAGGATAATGTTTAGTATCTTCAGGACATACTGTCTTGTTCGGTGCTGTAGGACAGTGCTCTAGGAGGATGGGTTTTATTATGTTCAGGACGCACTCTTTCTCTTGTTGGGTGCTGCAGGAGGAAGGGAGCATGGGTTTTAGTATGTTCAGGATGCACTCTGTATCTTGTTGggtgctgcagctgcaggaggATTAGTATGTTCAGGATGCATCCTTAGTCTTGTTGGGTGCTGCCCATGACCTTGGTATGCTTCATAGAGAATGAGATTTTGATGTTTGGTTGAACTAATCTAACTGTGGAGATACTAGGGGATTCTTATTGTGCCCTATATGGCAATTTTCTCCTGTATCAAACTGGTTTTGTTCGATCGAGTGGATTCCCACCAGGAAAAGCACTCGATGCCTTCTGGACTTGATGAGTGGCCTGATCAAGCGACTAGGAGAGTCCCCAAGTGGACCCACCTCACAAGGTGCGCCtctacttgattttttttttatctgcaCTTTCAGGTTACTAGCTAGGACAAAAACCTGGAGCAAGGTTTCATCTATTTATCGCTAAACATGTTCATTCAGCTACCATTAACTTTCCATCGCATGCTTATTGCAGTAGCTATGTTGTGACCCCTTGCTCGAAATTTCAGGTACTCAGAGGAAAGAAGAAACACCATAGAACGGAGTTCACGGTTCGCAGCTGCTCGGCTGCTGCAGGCCTGGATAGGGACGGTTGCTGCACGGATGGGATCATAAAGAGGCAGCGGCACAACTGCAGATACTCGTGACAAAGAGGTGCTGTCCGGCGAGGTACGGCGAGGTTGGCGATCATCGTGCACACGGTCACGGCGTGGCTAGGCTCAATGGGGCATGGGCGGACGAGCAAAACGTTGGAACGTACAGCTGGTGCTGGGCTGGCACCTCTCCTCAGCCGGGTGCCTTCAGGAGTGCAGCATCAGCATGCTGGATGTGCCAGCCAAAGAGGCCGGATCGTTGCAAGCGCCTGAACGTGCAACCGATCTCAGCTTACCATTGTTCTCGACGACTCGATCTCTCTTTGCCAAGACGGCCGCCATCCGGCAACCTCCGAGGAAATTCACAGGGTCAAGCAAAGCACATACCTGTCTGTCTACCTCACGGCTCCATGCCACTGGGAGGTGCACCATTTCCAACCTATTTCACaactttttttctaaaattaatcaAAGTTAGATAATCTATTTCATAATTTTATTTACAAACTTGTCAAAAGTTAGATAGGTTTTAGAATAAATTTATAACATCTTACATTTTAGGTTTTAGAATCAAACTAAAACATCTTACGTTCTAAAAACGAAGGATATGATCTAAAGATGGTGGGTTCTATTACCATTTctgctataaaagggaatactGATGATTCCCAAATGCAGGGTAGAATTGTATTTGTTCTAACATGACACCTTGAGCAGATTGCACAAGTAACCTCCTCAGAATCAATGCCGCCACCACCGTTCATCTATGACGGTATAACACTAACTCTGATCAACAGGACAACTTGAACGTAAGAAACATATGGGACAGAGGTGCAAAGCAGCCCTAAGCAAATTATGTTCTCATATTACTTAGTCTAGAACGATGCTAATGCCAACAAGCCCTCCATAGATGGCTTTGTCACAGCATACAGCTTATAAACATACAGGCAAGTTTAGAGCAGCAACAAATGCTGATAACATGGAGCACTGAAGGTTGTCATACAAAGTGCTCTAACACTACAACTACGGTACAAGTTTGATCAGCATCCTCTGTCCATCCATCTTTCATCAGACCCAATCATCAACCTGAAACTATCCACACTACACGACAGAAAAGTCCCTGCAAAATATCATCGCACTATAATTAGTGTGTTCGCACAAGAACAGATCAGCTCATATGCTTGGATGATGTAAGTATCACTAACATGAAGATGAAAGCAGTCCTAGCATTTCTTCACCTCCTGGATAATTTGCCTAACAGATCAGATCATCATGTCCATGGTTGAAACATCAATCACCCTGCCAACAACAGGCCTTTGCTCATGAACCTGCAGGATTTTTTAGTTAAAAGGCAGTTTACTCTAGAACTACAACAAAGTTGGACCATGGAGCACTTACAGTTGCACAACTGTTGCCCAGTGATTTTGGCACTTGTTGCTTCAAAGACAGGAATGGGGATGGATAATTGACATCACCAGAGTCCTTTTCTTTGTTTGCTGGAACCTTCTCAGTCAAAGATATGCCAAATATTTTGCAACTATTTGTGTTAACTTCCCTGTTATCTGGCCCATCCTTCCTGGCAGCAACAGTGGAGTGAAATTTCTCAACTGTCACATGCCTATTTCTCACTTCCCCAGAATCATGATGAGGCTGGAGCATCAATGATTGCTCAGTTCCTCCAATACCTCCATCATGGCCAAACATAGCAGGTCTATCATCCTCATTTTTAT
This sequence is a window from Setaria italica strain Yugu1 chromosome III, Setaria_italica_v2.0, whole genome shotgun sequence. Protein-coding genes within it:
- the LOC101774959 gene encoding fasciclin-like arabinogalactan protein 11, producing MKSTQQDTQLNSQLNNSFGSGYTVFAPTDNAFTSLKPGTLNKLSQQEQVSLVQYHILPQFYSLDSFETASNPVRTQASGSDGPYTLNITADSNNQVNVSTGLVATRVGTALRDTQPLAVYSVDKVLLPNDLFGVKPPSSAPPAPNKKPSKGGSVAEAPAGSADSAPTGAAAGGARVAWWSVLAAVVLAAASSLL
- the LOC101775368 gene encoding E3 SUMO-protein ligase MMS21 isoform X1 — encoded protein: MSSVTTKLSSAANFASSEAQALVAEMRKALGNMKSLAVDYERDGKSDKVQKLEEMVLEMVASYEDCTALTQAIKAVPEVYQPSDQPTDFKTLIESEVNKIKEASSASGQNNPMFRQFRESVWNVHHAGQPMPGEEQEDIVMTSTQMSILNVTCPLTGKPVIELADPVRCVDCRHIYEKGPVFHYIRSQKPPQCPIAGCPRVLQIGKVVCDPLLLIEIDELRSSGPAAPNATNIDDFTDLLDEDDE
- the LOC101775368 gene encoding E3 SUMO-protein ligase MMS21 isoform X2, coding for MSSVTTKLSSAANFASSEAQALVAEMRKALGNMKSLAVDYERDGKSDKVQKLEEMVLEMVASYEDCTALTQAIKAVPEVYQPSDQNVHHAGQPMPGEEQEDIVMTSTQMSILNVTCPLTGKPVIELADPVRCVDCRHIYEKGPVFHYIRSQKPPQCPIAGCPRVLQIGKVVCDPLLLIEIDELRSSGPAAPNATNIDDFTDLLDEDDE